The following coding sequences are from one Paracoccus zhejiangensis window:
- a CDS encoding type IV secretion system protein, which yields MSLTRMAGGLAMLSITALLAAPSAVGQGVPTIDVTSIAKLQEMIAEQKLQLREQIAQNVKLDEQTLKLVEQIRTLDAQLDALRDGLTLADLGLDPASFLRDILPGFSDLSRSLEAARAGNWSGVLANASQIGGSSVSGYVDKTFKQSGIARSDVDALAESEDPSAARIGNQANLGAFLSVAAESSSQAARESLTRMDGFMQQIGDTGNLKEAIDLNTRVTGELGIALANIWAMEAVQTVSLGEAGIMDAATAAEEEKYLTIKLPED from the coding sequence ATGAGTTTGACGAGGATGGCAGGCGGGCTGGCCATGCTGTCGATCACGGCCCTCCTGGCCGCGCCGAGTGCGGTCGGCCAGGGCGTGCCGACGATCGATGTGACCAGTATCGCGAAACTGCAGGAGATGATCGCCGAGCAGAAGCTTCAGCTGCGCGAACAGATCGCGCAGAATGTGAAGCTGGACGAACAGACGCTGAAACTGGTCGAGCAGATCAGGACGCTGGACGCCCAGCTTGATGCGCTCCGCGATGGCTTGACGCTGGCTGATCTCGGCCTCGATCCCGCCAGCTTCCTCCGCGACATCCTGCCCGGGTTCTCGGACCTGTCGAGATCGCTCGAGGCGGCCAGGGCCGGCAACTGGTCCGGGGTGCTGGCCAATGCCAGCCAGATCGGCGGCAGCAGTGTCAGCGGCTATGTGGACAAGACCTTCAAGCAATCCGGCATCGCGCGCAGCGATGTGGATGCGCTGGCGGAGAGCGAGGACCCGTCGGCGGCGCGGATCGGCAACCAGGCCAATCTCGGCGCCTTCCTGTCGGTCGCGGCGGAAAGTTCGTCGCAGGCGGCCCGAGAAAGCCTGACGCGGATGGACGGGTTCATGCAGCAGATCGGCGATACCGGGAACCTGAAAGAGGCCATCGATCTGAACACCCGGGTGACCGGGGAGCTCGGCATCGCGCTGGCCAATATCTGGGCGATGGAGGCGGTGCAGACGGTGAGCCTCGGCGAGGCCGGGATCATGGATGCCGCGACCGCCGCCGAAGAAGAGAAATACCTGACCATCAAGCTGCCGGAGGATTGA
- a CDS encoding lytic transglycosylase domain-containing protein — protein sequence MFLRWSDLRLGRAGRLALAAGLAAAPLAVLAQGVPDIDARGLLAILLQRDTGRETRAAEAGETARQAALLAREAEQLAALEDTLDLLTGTSAFIPGLEEGGGAGSADAASRVYAIDDNNPYADRIMGDAPVTIEQMIAETAIRFGGHPALGRAGINAVEFRCWFQALVKQESNFSIGAKSPKAAFGLTQIIPGTARYLGIYPAYYDDPRLQLEGGARYLLEQLGRFGRMELALAAYNAGPGAVQKYNGIPPYRETQDYVQKISGTYSRYAARMGGAADALGTLDPRDLAIAEASNLSDAGTHYAVSSMETMRASATRLRSILSQLEATGSVKEAMDLNSYARGEVARMGMILIRLRATRQKIEAARNALLVQAYLEDERYLQVRVEP from the coding sequence ATGTTCCTGCGGTGGAGTGATCTGCGGCTCGGGCGGGCCGGCCGCCTCGCGCTGGCGGCCGGCCTGGCTGCGGCACCGCTTGCGGTGCTGGCCCAGGGCGTGCCGGATATCGACGCCAGGGGCCTGCTCGCGATCCTTCTCCAGCGTGACACCGGGCGCGAGACGCGGGCCGCCGAGGCCGGAGAGACCGCGCGGCAGGCGGCGCTCCTGGCGCGGGAAGCGGAACAGCTGGCGGCACTCGAGGACACGCTGGACCTGCTGACCGGCACCAGCGCGTTTATTCCGGGCCTGGAAGAGGGTGGCGGCGCAGGCAGCGCCGATGCGGCCTCGAGGGTCTATGCCATCGACGACAACAACCCCTATGCCGACCGGATCATGGGCGATGCGCCGGTGACGATCGAGCAGATGATCGCGGAGACGGCGATCCGGTTCGGCGGGCATCCGGCGCTTGGCCGGGCGGGCATCAACGCAGTGGAGTTCCGCTGCTGGTTCCAGGCGCTGGTGAAGCAGGAATCGAATTTCTCCATCGGCGCGAAGAGCCCGAAAGCGGCTTTCGGGCTGACCCAGATCATTCCCGGCACGGCGCGATATCTGGGCATCTATCCGGCCTATTACGACGATCCGCGGCTGCAGCTCGAGGGCGGGGCCCGTTACCTGCTGGAACAGCTGGGCAGGTTTGGCCGGATGGAGCTGGCCTTGGCCGCCTATAATGCCGGCCCCGGCGCCGTCCAGAAATACAATGGCATCCCGCCTTACAGGGAAACCCAGGATTATGTGCAGAAGATCAGCGGCACCTACAGCCGCTACGCCGCGCGCATGGGCGGGGCTGCCGATGCCCTCGGCACACTCGATCCCAGGGACCTGGCGATTGCCGAGGCCTCGAACCTCTCGGATGCCGGGACGCATTACGCCGTCTCCAGCATGGAGACGATGCGGGCCTCTGCCACGCGGCTGCGCTCGATCCTGAGCCAGCTCGAGGCCACCGGCTCGGTCAAGGAGGCGATGGATCTGAACAGCTATGCGCGGGGCGAGGTCGCGCGGATGGGCATGATCCTGATCCGGCTGCGGGCCACGCGGCAAAAGATCGAGGCGGCGCGGAACGCGCTGCTGGTCCAGGCCTATCTCGAGGATGAGCGCTATCTGCAGGTGAGGGTGGAACCATGA
- a CDS encoding VirB4 family type IV secretion/conjugal transfer ATPase, translating into MFNARDLNELSERARAVLPADLKLYRHLPYVLEIDDETIRTRENGLLMALEVTGIDGTTSSDGDIHELRRAFAHVLDGLDERFTIYLHRMMRPAALGLTPIRGEGFAADVDRAWQAHLERRNLHEFVLVLTVVRNQVRPLRVPLFGTAASRLFDKNTARRLHELREVVSIIETSLAVGTRRLKIGDGSLLGFLAAINTAVLRKDYRGARTLIAEDLSHIALALDPARGTMTVEEGFDRPRYAATLAIWKYSETTWPGMLDALDTSIDTVICHSFTPVANHRISGRVKRRVNQIRAAGDLVPTIEAQLLQAADDVETGKLGIGAHQLSITIFADSQAELDARVAHIRGIAERMKVTLTRTMRAQEATFFAQHPGNQDYQCFEMAVSTVTFADMASLHMEDAGTPASGLPWQTPITVLETAGGSAHRFSWHRPGKPAPADPTLGHTLVLGPSDAGKSTTMAFLASQAMRAGIRLILFDKDKALRPVVTALGGSYAVILAGQPTGLSPLLTETGPRGEAWQMDWLSTLVERGGAPLTPQQSEALKSAIRQNGQAPAELRDFRHFQDLIGDVNDGRNLAMRIGEWGPAGRYAWVFGAAERPIVDFEEAGTVLGIDLTEILDLPVERMAVLSYIFRRLDLMFEDHRPTLVLIDEASRVMDDAYFSRRVPKWLPTVRKQNVVMVLMTQFPSQIRDSKAKSILEGLPNRMLFPNSRATERDYDGYNLTENQLSFLLSGSRGAREVLWAGPTGATVLNADLSALGPLLAALGSDAAAKQAFGEDYATRPMFWRRD; encoded by the coding sequence ATGTTTAATGCCCGCGACCTGAACGAGCTGAGCGAACGGGCCCGCGCAGTCCTGCCGGCCGACCTGAAGCTCTATCGGCACCTGCCCTATGTGCTGGAGATCGATGACGAGACGATCCGCACCCGCGAGAACGGGCTGCTGATGGCGCTGGAGGTGACCGGGATCGACGGCACCACCAGTTCGGATGGCGATATCCACGAGCTGCGGCGGGCCTTCGCCCATGTCCTCGACGGGCTCGACGAGCGTTTCACCATCTATCTCCACCGGATGATGCGCCCGGCCGCCCTCGGGCTGACGCCGATCCGCGGCGAGGGCTTTGCGGCGGATGTCGATCGGGCCTGGCAGGCGCATCTCGAGCGCAGGAACCTGCACGAGTTCGTGCTGGTGCTGACGGTCGTCCGCAACCAGGTGCGGCCCTTGCGGGTGCCGCTCTTCGGGACGGCCGCCAGCCGTCTCTTCGACAAGAATACCGCCCGGCGGCTGCACGAGCTGCGCGAGGTCGTGTCGATCATCGAGACCAGCCTTGCGGTCGGTACCCGCCGCCTGAAGATCGGCGATGGCAGCCTGCTGGGCTTCCTCGCGGCCATCAACACCGCGGTTTTGCGCAAGGACTATCGCGGCGCGCGCACCCTGATCGCCGAAGATCTGTCCCATATCGCCCTGGCCTTAGATCCGGCCCGAGGCACGATGACGGTCGAGGAAGGCTTCGACCGGCCGCGATACGCGGCGACGCTGGCGATCTGGAAATACAGCGAGACAACCTGGCCGGGCATGCTCGATGCGCTCGACACGTCCATTGATACGGTGATCTGCCATTCCTTCACCCCGGTCGCCAATCACAGGATATCCGGGCGGGTGAAGCGCCGGGTCAACCAGATCCGCGCCGCCGGCGACCTGGTGCCGACGATCGAGGCACAGCTGCTGCAGGCGGCCGATGATGTGGAGACCGGGAAACTCGGGATCGGCGCGCATCAACTCTCGATCACGATCTTCGCGGACAGCCAGGCGGAACTGGACGCCCGCGTCGCCCATATCCGCGGCATCGCCGAGCGGATGAAGGTGACGCTGACGCGCACCATGCGCGCCCAGGAGGCCACCTTCTTTGCCCAGCATCCGGGCAACCAAGACTATCAGTGCTTTGAGATGGCCGTCAGCACGGTGACCTTTGCCGATATGGCGTCTCTGCATATGGAGGATGCCGGCACGCCAGCCTCCGGCCTGCCCTGGCAGACGCCGATCACGGTGCTGGAGACGGCGGGCGGGTCTGCCCATCGCTTCAGCTGGCACCGGCCCGGCAAACCGGCGCCTGCCGATCCGACGCTTGGCCATACGCTGGTCCTCGGTCCCTCCGATGCCGGCAAGTCGACGACAATGGCGTTCCTCGCCAGCCAGGCGATGCGGGCCGGCATCCGTCTCATCCTCTTTGACAAGGATAAGGCCCTGCGCCCGGTGGTGACCGCGCTTGGCGGCTCCTATGCCGTGATCCTTGCCGGCCAGCCGACCGGGCTGAGCCCGCTTCTGACCGAAACCGGCCCGCGCGGCGAGGCCTGGCAGATGGACTGGCTCTCCACCCTGGTCGAGCGGGGCGGTGCGCCGCTGACGCCGCAGCAATCCGAGGCGCTGAAATCCGCCATCCGGCAGAACGGGCAGGCCCCGGCCGAGCTTCGCGACTTCCGGCATTTCCAGGACCTGATCGGCGATGTGAATGATGGCCGCAACCTGGCCATGCGGATCGGCGAATGGGGACCGGCGGGCCGCTATGCCTGGGTCTTCGGCGCGGCCGAGCGACCGATTGTCGATTTCGAGGAGGCGGGGACCGTGCTCGGGATTGACCTGACGGAAATCCTCGACCTGCCGGTCGAGCGCATGGCGGTGCTGAGCTATATCTTCCGCCGTCTCGACCTCATGTTCGAGGATCACCGGCCAACCCTGGTGCTGATCGACGAGGCCAGCCGGGTGATGGACGACGCGTATTTCTCGCGGCGGGTGCCGAAATGGCTGCCGACGGTGCGCAAGCAGAACGTGGTGATGGTCCTGATGACGCAGTTCCCGAGCCAGATCCGGGACAGCAAGGCCAAATCGATCCTCGAGGGCCTGCCGAACCGGATGCTGTTTCCGAACAGCCGGGCGACGGAACGGGATTATGACGGGTACAACCTCACCGAGAACCAGCTGAGCTTCCTGCTCAGCGGATCGCGCGGCGCGCGCGAGGTGCTCTGGGCCGGCCCGACCGGCGCGACGGTGCTCAATGCCGATCTCTCCGCCCTCGGCCCGCTGCTGGCAGCGCTTGGCAGCGATGCGGCGGCGAAACAGGCCTTTGGCGAGGATTACGCAACGAGACCGATGTTCTGGAGGAGGGATTAG
- a CDS encoding VirB3 family type IV secretion system protein, whose translation MSERTPVILGLSRQASLAGLPMPYTLAVGALVMLPFIWFKWMPWLMTGLIWYPAARIATIINPHGHRVLAVILRRTPPRLAARRAKRVRRHV comes from the coding sequence ATGAGCGAGCGCACTCCGGTCATTCTCGGCCTTTCGCGGCAGGCCAGCCTCGCCGGCCTGCCCATGCCCTATACGCTGGCGGTCGGGGCGCTGGTGATGCTGCCCTTCATCTGGTTCAAATGGATGCCCTGGCTCATGACGGGCCTCATCTGGTACCCGGCCGCCCGCATCGCCACGATCATCAACCCCCATGGCCACCGGGTCCTGGCCGTCATCCTTCGGCGCACGCCGCCGCGCCTGGCTGCACGGCGGGCGAAGCGGGTGCGGCGCCATGTTTAA
- a CDS encoding TrbC/VirB2 family protein: MRILITTPCAETKAAIRSRWRSGSGVKALVLAILLLAANHALAQTSGSGGGVQFSKIDTLGTSFLTWLKGNPITLFFTVALIVTGLLAAFNRISWMWVLMICIGAFFAFGATNIVNQLKAVFT; this comes from the coding sequence ATGCGAATTCTTATCACGACGCCCTGCGCAGAGACAAAGGCCGCCATCCGGTCCCGGTGGAGATCGGGGAGCGGGGTAAAAGCCCTGGTCCTGGCCATCCTGCTCCTCGCGGCCAACCACGCCCTGGCCCAGACAAGCGGCAGCGGGGGCGGCGTGCAATTCTCGAAGATCGACACGCTCGGCACCAGCTTTCTGACCTGGCTCAAGGGCAATCCGATCACGCTCTTCTTCACCGTGGCACTGATCGTGACCGGGCTTCTGGCGGCCTTCAACCGCATCAGCTGGATGTGGGTGCTGATGATCTGCATCGGCGCCTTCTTTGCCTTCGGCGCGACCAATATCGTCAACCAGCTGAAAGCGGTGTTCACCTGA